In Ostrea edulis chromosome 4, xbOstEdul1.1, whole genome shotgun sequence, a single window of DNA contains:
- the LOC125670040 gene encoding PDZ domain-containing protein GIPC1-like, giving the protein MHKIFGKKNKSKDNLVEYSQNSTGNDGPRPAEGSTTPDTNGTTQQQSAVQKNEPPPQPPRPKLVFHCQQAHGSPTGIISGFTNVKELYQKIADCYDLPVSEILFCTLNTHKADMSRLLGGQIGLEDFIFAHVKGRPKEMEVTKSQDALGLTITDNGAGYAFIKRIKEDSIMDKQELISVGDHIEKIDGKSLVGCRHFEVAKMLKDIPKGTTFIVRVVEPMKSGFSFVEKSSGKKGSGNIGSGKQTLRLRASGPATVEIPDDVVNVAVDKVNGLLESFMGINDTELAQTIWELGSKKDNPSDFALAMDNSELKEFGFTDDFVFDLWGAISDAKSGRLTKDVQEFNEQF; this is encoded by the exons ATGCATAAAATATTCGGTAAAAAGAACAAAAGTAAAGACAATCTCGTGGAATATTCACAAAATTCTACGGGAAACGATGGACCCCGCCCTGCGGAGGGGAGCACCACACCTGATACGAATGGTACTACGCAACAACAATCAGCCGTACAGAAAAATGAACCTCCTCCCCAGCCGCCCCGGCCCAAGCTGGTGTTCCACTGTCAGCAGGCGCACGGAAGCCCCACGGGAATAATTTCTGGGTTCACCAATGTCAAAGAATTGTATCAGAAAATAGCTGATTGCTACGATTTACCCGTTTCTGAA ATACTCTTCTGTACCCTAAACACACACAAAGCTGACATGTCCAGACTACTGGGTGGTCAGATTGGTTTGGAGGATTTCATATTCGCCCATGTCAAAGGTCGTCCTAAAGAAATGGAGGTCACAAAGTCACAAGACGCTCTAGGGCTGACTATAACAGACAATGGTGCAGGATATGCGTTTATCAAACGAATCAAAGAAGACAGTATTATGGACAAACAAGAACTGATCTCAGTGGGTGATCATATAGAAAAAATTGATGGCAAAAGTTTAGTGGGCTGCAGGCATTTTGAGGTGGCCAAAATGTTGAAGGATATTCCCAAAGGAACAACATTTATCGTTCGTGTAGTGGAGCCCATGAAGTCAGGATTTT CATTTGTGGAGAAATCTAGTGGGAAAAAGGGCAGCGGAAATATAGGGTCAGGCAAGCAGACGTTACGACTACGAGCGTCAGGACCCGCAACTGTGGAAATC CCTGATGATGTTGTGAATGTGGCGGTGGACAAAGTCAACGGTCTGTTGGAATCATTCATGGGAATCAATGATACAGAATTAG CTCAAACAATTTGGGAGTTGGGAAGCAAGAAAGACAACCCAAGTGATTTTGCATTGGCAATGGACAACTCGGAACTCAAAGAATTTGGTTTTACTGATGACTTTGTTTTCGACCTTTGGGGTGCAATTTCTGACGCAAAGAGTGGCCGACTAACTAAGGATGTGCAGGAATTCAATGAACAGTTCTAG